One Curtobacterium sp. MCLR17_007 DNA window includes the following coding sequences:
- a CDS encoding GrpB family protein, with the protein MESRAHPSRPDVTTTEIVGGPEPLTVGLHPADDSWPATYREHERRIRSAIGSALAVDVEHIGSTSVPGLAAKPIVDLVVAVPDITDEDAYLGPLLAAGYRLRVREPGHRLVRTPERDVHVHVYERGAPQVDAYLLLRDHLRADPADRALYEQTKRDLLAQQWDDMNAYADAKTSVIEAIKDRARERQHGRGGA; encoded by the coding sequence GTGGAATCGCGTGCACACCCCAGCCGGCCCGACGTCACGACGACCGAGATCGTCGGGGGTCCGGAGCCCCTCACGGTCGGTCTGCACCCCGCGGACGACTCCTGGCCGGCGACCTACCGCGAGCACGAGCGGCGGATCCGCTCGGCGATCGGGTCGGCGCTGGCGGTCGACGTCGAGCACATCGGGTCCACGTCGGTGCCGGGGCTGGCGGCCAAGCCGATCGTCGACCTCGTCGTGGCCGTGCCCGACATCACCGACGAGGACGCCTACCTGGGGCCGCTGCTCGCCGCCGGCTACCGACTGCGCGTCCGGGAGCCCGGGCACCGCCTGGTCCGGACGCCCGAGCGCGACGTGCACGTCCACGTGTACGAGCGGGGCGCCCCGCAGGTGGACGCCTACCTGCTGCTCCGCGACCACCTGCGTGCGGACCCGGCGGACCGGGCACTGTACGAACAGACGAAGCGCGACCTGCTGGCGCAGCAGTGGGACGACATGAACGCCTACGCCGACGCCAAGACCTCGGTGATCGAGGCGATCAAGGACCGGGCGCGCGAGCGGCAGCACGGACGCGGCGGCGCCTGA
- a CDS encoding DUF2254 domain-containing protein, translated as MTLRVRESFWFLPALLGIAAIVLAEVLVAVDRAVIDGGVRIAVLDSLSASGGRSTLTTIGTAMLTIAGTSFSITISVLATTSSTYGPRLVRNFMADRANQFVLAAFTATFLYAIVVVRSVHTDVDDGSAFVPVIAVHVAVLMGILDVGVLVFFIHHIATSVQITSLQKQVQVDLVAAVDQAFVDRDDAHDAVTVAPHGPDREGGRTIRAAQDGYVQSVEWERLVSWADRHDRVLDLCVMPGDHVIVGDPIAVVHVADTATDGGAVDDDGTGDGAARQVRACIMTGTARTPLQDVRFALQQLVEIAVRGLATGSNDPYTAVSALDMAAVALVPAWRDGERVTGYLDDDGTVRVTPHWPLLEDLVDSVFEGVRTYGEDQPIVLRAALRLAERLADAGRDARAASAEQTASVLRTSLDRAERDVRS; from the coding sequence ATGACGTTGCGTGTCCGGGAGTCGTTCTGGTTCCTGCCGGCGCTGCTGGGCATCGCGGCGATCGTCCTGGCCGAGGTGCTGGTGGCGGTCGACCGGGCGGTCATCGACGGTGGTGTCCGGATCGCGGTGCTCGACTCCCTGAGCGCGAGCGGCGGCCGGTCCACCCTGACGACGATCGGCACGGCGATGCTGACCATCGCGGGCACGTCGTTCTCGATCACCATCTCGGTCCTCGCCACGACCTCGTCCACCTACGGCCCGCGCCTGGTCCGGAACTTCATGGCCGACCGGGCGAACCAGTTCGTGCTCGCCGCGTTCACGGCGACGTTCCTCTACGCGATCGTCGTCGTCCGCTCGGTCCACACGGACGTCGACGACGGTTCCGCGTTCGTCCCCGTCATCGCTGTGCACGTGGCCGTGCTGATGGGGATCCTCGACGTGGGCGTCCTGGTCTTCTTCATCCACCACATCGCGACGAGCGTGCAGATCACCTCGCTGCAGAAGCAGGTGCAGGTGGACCTGGTGGCCGCCGTCGACCAGGCCTTCGTCGACCGGGACGACGCGCACGACGCCGTCACCGTCGCACCGCACGGGCCCGACCGCGAGGGTGGCAGGACGATCCGCGCGGCGCAGGACGGCTACGTGCAGTCGGTCGAGTGGGAGCGCCTGGTCTCGTGGGCCGATCGGCACGACCGTGTGCTCGACCTGTGCGTGATGCCCGGTGACCACGTCATCGTCGGGGATCCGATCGCAGTCGTGCACGTGGCCGACACGGCGACCGACGGGGGAGCAGTGGACGACGACGGCACCGGCGACGGGGCCGCCAGGCAGGTCCGCGCCTGCATCATGACCGGGACGGCCAGGACCCCGCTCCAGGACGTCCGCTTCGCGCTGCAGCAGCTCGTCGAGATCGCGGTGCGCGGGCTTGCGACCGGCTCGAACGACCCCTACACGGCGGTCAGTGCGCTCGACATGGCGGCGGTGGCGCTCGTGCCCGCCTGGCGTGACGGCGAGCGGGTCACCGGGTACCTCGACGACGACGGGACGGTCCGCGTGACGCCGCACTGGCCGCTGCTCGAGGACCTCGTCGACTCGGTCTTCGAGGGCGTCCGCACCTACGGGGAGGACCAGCCGATCGTGCTGCGTGCCGCGCTGCGGTTGGCCGAGCGACTCGCCGACGCCGGGAGGGACGCACGCGCGGCGTCGGCCGAGCAGACGGCGTCGGTGCTCCGGACGTCCCTCGACCGAGCCGAGCGGGACGTCCGGAGCTGA
- a CDS encoding HAMP domain-containing sensor histidine kinase — MTAGAQPPASLRTGSLRTRTVVAVLLLLAVLLGALSVAVQATLGDRLRAQIEDRLRDRASAAAALVGTVDADDLADRLSMQGLSVTITTSDGGSVEAGPTPDQLRQGPPDPAGLPGPAGSGPAGSGPGGSSTDDTAASGSGTAGSTATGRAGAQVTITSSRVTAQDRLVTLVSRLSDGSTIRLTAGTGSVDEVLGELRWVMLGASAGFMLLAAGGLVLVVRRTMRPLDEMTRAARSIAHGDRGRRLRPGRADTEIGRVAVAFDEMLDAVEGAERQALEAEARMREFLSDAAHELRTPVAGIRAAADTLVRAPLDPLEREDLAVHVVRQAGRASRLVDDMLLMARVDRGLELALAPTDLGAVVRIEADRARLRAPGLRVRVRTPDAPVTVTGDGDRLGQVVGNLLENAARATGGVGSVEVSVGRSEDEVVVRVTDDGPGVPEAERTRIFDRLVRLDAGRDDRSGGAGLGLPIARGIARAHGGELVCPPRGATAFVLTVPAVRAAGAPAVARAPLAEAVRSRA, encoded by the coding sequence GTGACGGCCGGCGCCCAGCCGCCCGCGTCCCTGCGCACCGGCTCGCTGCGGACCCGCACGGTGGTGGCGGTCCTGCTCCTGCTCGCCGTGCTGCTCGGTGCGCTCTCGGTCGCGGTGCAGGCGACGCTCGGCGACCGACTCCGCGCGCAGATCGAGGACCGTCTGCGCGACCGGGCCTCCGCCGCAGCCGCACTCGTCGGCACGGTGGACGCCGACGACCTGGCCGACCGGCTCTCGATGCAGGGCCTGTCCGTCACGATCACGACGAGCGACGGCGGATCGGTCGAGGCCGGTCCCACCCCGGACCAACTGCGCCAGGGCCCACCCGACCCGGCCGGTCTCCCCGGTCCCGCCGGGTCCGGTCCCGCCGGGTCCGGTCCGGGAGGCTCGTCCACCGACGACACAGCGGCGTCGGGCAGCGGGACGGCCGGTTCCACGGCGACGGGCCGTGCAGGCGCGCAGGTCACGATCACGTCCTCGCGGGTCACCGCACAGGACCGCCTGGTCACCCTGGTCTCCCGCCTGAGCGACGGGTCGACCATCCGGCTCACGGCGGGCACCGGCTCGGTCGACGAGGTCCTCGGCGAGCTCCGCTGGGTGATGCTCGGCGCGTCGGCGGGCTTCATGCTGCTCGCGGCCGGTGGCCTCGTGCTCGTGGTCCGTCGCACGATGCGGCCCCTCGACGAGATGACACGCGCGGCGCGCTCGATCGCCCACGGCGACCGTGGACGACGACTGCGCCCCGGACGAGCGGACACCGAGATCGGTCGCGTCGCCGTGGCCTTCGACGAGATGCTCGACGCCGTCGAGGGCGCGGAGCGACAGGCGCTCGAGGCCGAGGCACGGATGCGGGAGTTCCTGTCCGACGCCGCGCACGAGTTGCGCACCCCGGTGGCGGGGATCCGCGCCGCTGCCGACACCCTGGTCCGCGCACCGCTCGACCCGCTCGAGCGCGAGGACCTCGCCGTGCACGTCGTGCGACAGGCGGGCCGCGCATCACGCCTGGTCGACGACATGCTCCTGATGGCGCGCGTCGACCGCGGACTCGAGCTCGCCCTGGCGCCCACCGACCTCGGTGCCGTGGTCCGGATCGAGGCCGACCGCGCGCGCCTCCGAGCCCCGGGCCTGCGGGTGCGCGTCCGGACACCGGACGCACCCGTCACGGTGACCGGGGACGGCGACCGCCTGGGACAGGTCGTCGGCAACCTGCTCGAGAACGCCGCACGGGCGACCGGCGGCGTCGGCTCCGTCGAGGTGTCCGTCGGTCGGTCGGAGGACGAGGTCGTCGTGCGGGTCACGGACGACGGCCCGGGCGTGCCCGAGGCCGAACGCACCAGGATCTTCGACCGGCTCGTCCGACTCGATGCCGGGCGGGACGACCGCAGCGGCGGTGCCGGGCTCGGCCTGCCGATCGCCCGCGGCATCGCCCGTGCCCACGGCGGTGAGCTCGTCTGCCCGCCCAGAGGAGCGACGGCGTTCGTCCTGACCGTCCCGGCGGTCCGTGCAGCTGGTGCCCCGGCCGTTGCGCGTGCCCCGCTGGCCGAGGCGGTTCGTTCGCGCGCGTGA
- the mtnN gene encoding 5'-methylthioadenosine/S-adenosylhomocysteine nucleosidase, whose translation MDERAAPVAVVIAAMSEEVDAFADLIGGVPSEYGPVGGHDGHQLLDVDGATVAVRRSGIGFTNATAAVAHCFHDFGAVPVISVGTAGGLMHGVAIGDVVVGDRYVNLNADATAFGYALGQVPGMPTGYAPDPRMVALALGAKTGHRLRSATIGSSEVFVTEDRARVLRDAFPTVAAVDMESAAIAQFAHVHAMPFVSVRGISDLCAPDGDEFRLHLDDAAARAAEVVHDVVRGLAA comes from the coding sequence GTGGACGAGCGGGCAGCACCGGTCGCCGTGGTGATCGCGGCGATGAGCGAAGAGGTCGACGCCTTCGCCGACCTGATCGGCGGGGTCCCGTCCGAGTACGGCCCCGTCGGCGGCCACGACGGACACCAGCTGCTCGACGTCGACGGCGCCACGGTCGCCGTCCGTCGCAGCGGCATCGGGTTCACGAACGCGACCGCGGCCGTCGCGCACTGCTTCCACGACTTCGGTGCCGTGCCCGTCATCAGCGTCGGGACGGCCGGCGGGCTCATGCACGGGGTGGCCATCGGCGACGTCGTCGTGGGGGACCGCTACGTCAACCTCAACGCCGACGCCACGGCGTTCGGCTACGCGCTCGGACAGGTGCCGGGCATGCCGACCGGCTACGCCCCGGATCCCCGCATGGTCGCACTCGCACTGGGTGCGAAGACCGGGCACCGACTGCGGTCGGCGACGATCGGGTCGAGCGAGGTCTTCGTGACCGAGGACCGCGCGCGCGTGCTCCGTGACGCCTTCCCGACCGTGGCGGCCGTCGACATGGAGTCGGCCGCCATCGCCCAGTTCGCGCACGTGCACGCGATGCCGTTCGTCTCGGTCCGGGGCATCAGCGACCTGTGCGCACCGGACGGCGACGAGTTCCGTCTGCACCTCGACGACGCCGCGGCCCGGGCGGCCGAGGTCGTGCACGACGTCGTGCGGGGCCTGGCCGCCTGA
- a CDS encoding DUF4232 domain-containing protein, with protein MNHTPRSHTHHTRTARTTRSTLLLAGLGVVIVGLAGCAATATTGDPAITTGPSGSATTASDSQMSPTPTATTPTSGTSASSTTSAGGSSAPGRCGVDTLSASTTKDLHTDVDIDVPVTITNTGSAACTIQGWPGVSFVGGGNGAQIGPGANLDRQTPHTTVTLSPGAAAHFVLHVTRPGDGSNASCAPRSADGLRVIPPGSTRSLFVEAPGYQACSSDLPPTMSVTGIQAGAA; from the coding sequence ATGAACCACACACCCAGGTCGCACACGCACCACACCCGCACCGCCCGCACGACACGATCGACCCTCCTGCTCGCCGGCCTCGGCGTCGTCATCGTGGGCCTCGCCGGCTGCGCCGCAACCGCCACCACCGGGGACCCGGCGATCACGACGGGGCCGTCCGGCTCGGCCACCACGGCGTCGGACTCCCAGATGAGCCCGACACCGACCGCCACGACCCCGACGAGCGGCACCTCCGCGTCGAGCACGACGTCGGCCGGTGGGTCGTCCGCTCCCGGCCGCTGCGGCGTCGACACGCTCTCCGCGTCGACCACTAAGGACCTGCACACGGACGTCGACATCGACGTCCCGGTCACGATCACGAACACCGGCTCCGCCGCGTGCACGATCCAGGGCTGGCCGGGTGTCTCGTTCGTCGGCGGCGGCAACGGCGCCCAGATCGGCCCGGGCGCGAACCTCGACCGCCAGACCCCGCACACCACCGTGACCCTGTCCCCCGGTGCGGCCGCGCACTTCGTCCTGCACGTCACACGCCCGGGTGACGGCTCCAACGCGTCGTGTGCTCCGCGGTCGGCGGACGGCCTCCGTGTCATCCCGCCAGGGTCCACGCGCTCGCTCTTCGTCGAGGCCCCCGGCTACCAGGCCTGCTCGTCCGACCTGCCCCCGACGATGTCGGTGACGGGCATCCAGGCCGGCGCCGCCTGA
- a CDS encoding FtsX-like permease family protein — MRRRSLLVARARARIALLVPLATVVAVAVAVPLLALSVGDAGAQAGAAAVLAAQPARAAGTVVSQPLADRPAEQRRSVDTAIGNRLPAQSATVTWSASATVAVDAGSTGQEARLAAVPDLPSVAHVVTGAWPPDTAAGPVPAAVQADAAARLGLRVGDVVHVGSAGGVELRIAATWRADDPLAPRWAGASDVGSGTDAGVAGPVVVPVRTVSAASDTAVASWTVTPVTVQGRLVSSDELLRGLRSVRTATGADDGALAGADVEGSLASTLGRIDLGIATARAVVRIGVVVSAVLALVALGVLATLLRDARSREDALFTARGATRAQLVRWTGLETLVVGAAGAVVGVVGAAALVPVVSRGAVIPSVAGVVTPAVAVLAAVLVGAVVGGRRPAPTRRAGTGRAVVVALVGVGAAGFATWRLFTVGVPVRATDAGVTTDPVAALSPVLGVLATALVTVVLVGVAAGLAARAAARTRRLLPSLVARRLSRELASVAPVVVLVAMSVAAGCLAAGLSATDAAVDRATADALVGPAVRVTADGDDAVGEGAASTVPSSGLVTGSSAATPVLTDRVTVGGRTVPLVAMPAGAARGVTGNAGATAFAGTPTPGRAGTALPAGTGRVVVDVRVGSATLDGTTRSDAGGSVESTLWAVDDDGVAVALPLVTADAAGAGAVPGGEAGSGSGSGSGSGSGSGSGAGVGLGASARLAADLPADPTGAARRWRVLAVEETVSFTARPPETDVVADGTRLRVRVDASVLGVVRATGHTVLEDLSGPSRIPLGRPAIDHRLPVVVSEGLADGLGLHRGSALDLDAASTARTLHARVVGTVAAVPGSGSTSAVAADLPTLVDAAVLGGPAVSGTAGSVPRVDETWFAAADPRAVAAEVARVRTVSGTVSTAASVSSSPVLAPAVGVLGVVAGFGALLALLAVVGTVVTTAERQRSRVLRALGVEPGAAARARFTELVVPVLGSVVAGTVGGGATVAAVVAPFAIATVPGAAGLVTATPDIVSPWSLAVPAVIVLGTGVTALVAARRSRRVVAEGDPR, encoded by the coding sequence GTGCGACGACGGAGTCTGCTCGTCGCCCGTGCCCGCGCCCGGATCGCACTGCTGGTCCCCCTCGCCACCGTCGTCGCTGTCGCCGTCGCCGTACCCCTGCTGGCGCTGTCCGTCGGCGACGCGGGCGCGCAGGCCGGCGCCGCTGCGGTGCTCGCCGCGCAACCCGCCCGTGCGGCCGGCACGGTCGTCAGCCAGCCCCTCGCCGACCGACCTGCCGAGCAGCGCCGCAGTGTCGACACCGCGATCGGCAACCGCCTGCCCGCGCAGAGCGCGACCGTGACCTGGTCCGCGTCGGCGACCGTGGCCGTGGACGCGGGGAGCACCGGACAGGAGGCCCGGCTCGCCGCCGTCCCGGACCTCCCGTCCGTCGCCCACGTCGTCACCGGCGCGTGGCCGCCGGACACCGCCGCCGGACCGGTCCCGGCCGCCGTGCAGGCGGACGCCGCCGCACGACTCGGTCTGCGGGTCGGCGACGTCGTGCACGTCGGCTCCGCGGGTGGTGTCGAGCTCCGCATCGCCGCGACGTGGCGCGCCGACGACCCGCTCGCGCCCCGGTGGGCCGGCGCGTCGGACGTCGGCTCCGGCACCGACGCCGGGGTGGCGGGACCGGTCGTCGTGCCGGTGCGGACGGTGTCGGCAGCGTCGGACACCGCCGTGGCGTCATGGACCGTGACGCCCGTCACCGTGCAGGGGCGCCTGGTGTCGTCGGACGAACTGCTCCGCGGACTCCGGAGCGTCCGGACGGCGACCGGTGCGGACGACGGTGCGCTCGCCGGGGCGGACGTCGAGGGGTCGCTCGCGTCGACGCTCGGTCGGATCGACCTCGGCATCGCGACCGCGCGCGCCGTGGTCCGCATCGGCGTGGTGGTCTCGGCCGTGCTCGCGCTCGTCGCACTCGGGGTGCTGGCCACGCTGCTGCGGGACGCTCGGTCCCGTGAGGACGCGCTCTTCACCGCGCGCGGGGCGACACGCGCACAGCTCGTGCGGTGGACCGGCCTCGAGACGCTGGTCGTCGGCGCTGCCGGCGCCGTGGTCGGGGTCGTCGGTGCCGCGGCCCTGGTGCCCGTCGTGAGCCGCGGCGCCGTCATCCCATCGGTCGCGGGCGTGGTGACGCCGGCGGTCGCCGTGCTGGCGGCCGTCCTCGTCGGCGCGGTCGTCGGCGGACGACGTCCCGCGCCGACCCGTCGAGCGGGCACGGGGCGCGCGGTGGTCGTGGCGCTCGTCGGCGTCGGTGCCGCCGGCTTCGCGACCTGGCGGCTGTTCACGGTCGGGGTCCCGGTCCGTGCCACGGACGCCGGTGTCACCACCGATCCCGTCGCCGCCCTGTCCCCCGTGCTCGGCGTGCTCGCGACCGCCCTGGTCACGGTCGTGCTCGTCGGGGTCGCCGCCGGGCTCGCCGCACGTGCGGCCGCCCGCACGCGGCGTCTCCTGCCGTCGCTCGTCGCGCGGCGGCTGTCCCGTGAGCTCGCGTCGGTCGCTCCCGTCGTCGTCCTCGTCGCGATGTCGGTCGCGGCCGGCTGCCTGGCAGCAGGGCTGTCCGCGACCGACGCCGCCGTCGACCGTGCGACGGCGGACGCGCTCGTCGGCCCGGCCGTCCGCGTCACGGCCGATGGCGACGACGCGGTGGGCGAGGGCGCGGCGTCGACCGTGCCGAGCTCCGGACTGGTCACCGGCTCCTCCGCAGCGACCCCGGTCCTGACGGACCGGGTCACCGTCGGTGGACGCACCGTGCCCCTCGTCGCGATGCCGGCCGGCGCGGCCCGCGGGGTGACCGGCAACGCCGGTGCGACGGCCTTCGCCGGGACGCCCACGCCGGGTCGTGCGGGGACGGCCCTGCCCGCGGGGACCGGGCGTGTGGTCGTCGACGTCCGGGTCGGGTCCGCGACCCTCGACGGGACGACCCGGTCCGACGCCGGCGGGTCGGTCGAGTCGACGCTCTGGGCGGTCGACGACGACGGTGTGGCGGTGGCGCTCCCGCTCGTCACGGCGGACGCGGCCGGAGCCGGAGCCGTGCCGGGGGGCGAGGCAGGGTCTGGGTCTGGGTCTGGGTCTGGGTCTGGGTCTGGGTCTGGATCGGGCGCCGGAGTCGGCCTCGGTGCGTCCGCACGGCTCGCCGCGGACCTGCCGGCGGACCCGACGGGGGCTGCGCGACGCTGGCGGGTGCTCGCGGTCGAGGAAACGGTGTCGTTCACCGCCCGGCCGCCCGAGACCGACGTGGTCGCCGACGGCACACGGCTCCGGGTCCGCGTCGACGCGTCGGTGCTCGGTGTGGTCCGCGCGACGGGGCACACCGTCCTCGAGGACCTGTCCGGCCCGTCCCGGATCCCGCTCGGGCGCCCGGCGATCGACCACCGGTTGCCCGTCGTGGTGAGCGAGGGCCTCGCCGATGGACTCGGGCTGCACCGCGGGTCGGCGCTCGACCTCGACGCCGCGTCGACCGCACGCACCCTGCACGCACGGGTGGTCGGGACGGTGGCGGCTGTCCCGGGCAGCGGCAGCACGAGCGCAGTGGCTGCCGACCTGCCGACCCTGGTCGACGCGGCCGTCCTCGGCGGCCCCGCCGTCTCGGGCACCGCAGGCTCCGTGCCCCGGGTCGACGAGACCTGGTTCGCCGCGGCGGACCCGCGCGCCGTGGCGGCTGAGGTCGCCCGGGTGCGCACGGTGTCGGGGACGGTGTCGACCGCGGCGTCGGTGTCCTCGTCGCCCGTGCTCGCGCCCGCCGTCGGGGTGCTCGGCGTGGTTGCCGGGTTCGGGGCGCTCCTCGCGCTGCTCGCCGTCGTCGGCACCGTCGTCACGACCGCCGAGCGCCAGCGTTCCCGCGTCCTCCGCGCGCTCGGGGTCGAGCCGGGAGCGGCAGCGCGTGCCCGGTTCACCGAGCTCGTCGTCCCCGTGCTCGGCTCGGTCGTCGCGGGCACCGTCGGCGGCGGGGCGACCGTCGCCGCCGTCGTCGCACCGTTCGCGATCGCGACCGTCCCGGGTGCGGCAGGACTGGTCACCGCCACGCCGGACATCGTCTCCCCGTGGTCGCTGGCCGTCCCCGCGGTGATCGTGCTCGGCACGGGCGTCACCGCACTCGTCGCTGCCCGCCGATCCCGCCGGGTCGTCGCAGAGGGCGACCCACGGTGA
- a CDS encoding response regulator transcription factor, whose product MPTPARVLLVDDDDTIRVSVARSLRDEGLVVLDAPDGSDLQRDLTQFVPDLVVLDWMLPGASGIQLAARVRTSSDAAIVMLTARDEVDDRLRGFAEGADDYVVKPFAMAELVARVTAVLRRRGRIPAVVEVGDLVLDPDAAVARRAGVTLDLTATEYRLLAFLAESRGRTMSKGQILTQVWGYDSVDPNLVEVHLSALRRKMEAHGPRLVHTVRGIGYRLSAVAA is encoded by the coding sequence GTGCCCACTCCAGCCCGCGTCCTGCTCGTCGACGACGACGACACCATCCGCGTCTCCGTCGCCCGCTCGCTCCGTGACGAGGGCCTCGTCGTGCTCGACGCACCCGACGGGTCCGACCTGCAGCGCGACCTGACGCAGTTCGTCCCCGACCTGGTGGTCCTCGACTGGATGCTCCCCGGCGCGAGCGGCATCCAGCTCGCCGCGCGGGTCCGTACCTCGTCCGACGCGGCGATCGTGATGCTCACCGCCCGCGACGAGGTCGACGACCGCCTGCGCGGCTTCGCCGAGGGCGCCGACGACTACGTGGTCAAGCCGTTCGCGATGGCGGAACTCGTCGCCCGTGTCACCGCGGTGCTGCGTCGCCGGGGACGGATCCCTGCGGTGGTCGAGGTCGGCGACCTGGTGCTCGACCCCGACGCGGCGGTCGCGCGCCGGGCCGGGGTCACCCTCGACCTGACCGCGACGGAGTACCGACTGCTCGCGTTCCTCGCCGAGAGCCGCGGGCGCACGATGTCGAAGGGCCAGATCCTGACGCAGGTGTGGGGCTACGACAGCGTCGACCCGAACCTGGTCGAGGTCCACCTCAGCGCCCTCCGCCGCAAGATGGAGGCACACGGCCCCCGCCTCGTGCACACGGTGCGCGGCATCGGGTACCGCCTCAGCGCGGTGGCCGCGTGA
- a CDS encoding family 43 glycosylhydrolase, with protein sequence MRRALTALIAVATLIVGLTPALPAVAVTPGAAPASRSGHAAPMHQNPMALALPDGQTAASCADPSAVHGVGRDRNWYLYCTSDALTATELDPDGSLVQHVVPTYRSTDLTHWTYVGDAFTTKPAWVGDANGIWAPDVVFRNGRWYLYYAASDTPGATAPTGGGSAVGVATSSSPTGPWTDSGGPVVAPQAAPNGTGQRWEFDPEVITDRGTTYVYFGSYFGGVHVRTLSRDGLRSDPSSERLIAIDNRYEGAYLMRHGGWWWFMGSATNCCNGALTGYGVFVARSRSPLGPFLDRDGVSITSTRVGGTPLLAQNGNRWVGTGHDTVVTDFAGQDWIIYHAVDRGEPYYAGQPTYTKRPVLIDPLDWQGGWPSVRGGAGPSDTVQPGPVAQPGERPTYRASVAAVDVPGRLIRAASTEFDGSALPPTLTWTREPDASTWTVSDGAFRWQTQAADLHPPATPLASVLSEPAPRGDWVAETTVSVDTPASGDGVYNYVQGGLIVYGSDSDSVRLVSNSIYDTRQTEFGKQASGQPAGAPTYGNMVVGPVGDATTLRIVHRVVDGEDHYTASTSVDGRHFVQGGTWTAALGDTPRIGLISLGGTGFTSTFDDLRVSTVVSSRR encoded by the coding sequence GTGCGCCGAGCACTGACCGCCCTGATCGCGGTGGCGACCCTGATCGTGGGACTGACACCGGCCCTCCCGGCTGTTGCCGTGACCCCGGGTGCCGCGCCCGCATCGCGGAGCGGCCACGCCGCTCCGATGCACCAGAACCCGATGGCGCTCGCGCTGCCCGACGGGCAGACCGCCGCGAGCTGCGCCGACCCGAGCGCTGTGCACGGCGTCGGACGCGACCGCAACTGGTACCTGTACTGCACGTCGGACGCGCTGACCGCGACCGAGCTGGACCCGGACGGGTCGCTCGTGCAGCACGTCGTCCCGACCTACCGGTCGACGGACCTGACGCACTGGACGTACGTCGGCGACGCGTTCACCACGAAACCGGCCTGGGTCGGTGACGCGAACGGCATCTGGGCGCCCGACGTGGTCTTCCGGAACGGGCGCTGGTACCTGTACTACGCCGCCTCGGACACGCCCGGCGCGACCGCTCCGACCGGCGGGGGCTCCGCGGTCGGGGTGGCGACGAGCTCCAGTCCGACCGGTCCGTGGACGGACTCGGGCGGTCCGGTGGTCGCTCCGCAGGCCGCGCCGAACGGCACCGGGCAGCGGTGGGAGTTCGACCCCGAGGTCATCACCGACCGGGGCACGACCTACGTCTACTTCGGCAGCTACTTCGGCGGGGTGCACGTCCGCACCCTGAGCCGCGACGGGCTGCGATCGGACCCGTCGAGCGAGCGGTTGATCGCGATCGACAACCGGTACGAGGGCGCGTACCTGATGCGCCACGGCGGCTGGTGGTGGTTCATGGGATCGGCCACGAACTGCTGCAACGGTGCCCTGACCGGGTACGGCGTGTTCGTGGCGCGGTCGCGCAGCCCCCTCGGACCGTTCCTCGACCGGGACGGCGTGTCGATCACGAGCACCCGCGTGGGTGGGACGCCCCTGCTCGCGCAGAACGGCAACCGGTGGGTGGGCACCGGGCACGACACGGTGGTGACGGACTTCGCCGGGCAGGACTGGATCATCTACCACGCGGTCGACCGCGGTGAGCCGTACTACGCCGGGCAGCCGACCTACACGAAGCGGCCGGTGCTGATCGACCCGCTCGACTGGCAGGGCGGGTGGCCGTCGGTCCGTGGGGGTGCGGGACCGTCGGACACCGTCCAGCCCGGGCCGGTCGCACAGCCGGGGGAGCGGCCGACGTACCGTGCGTCCGTCGCCGCCGTCGACGTGCCCGGTCGCCTGATCCGCGCAGCGTCGACGGAGTTCGACGGCTCGGCGCTGCCGCCGACGCTCACGTGGACCCGCGAACCGGACGCTTCGACGTGGACGGTCTCCGACGGTGCGTTCCGGTGGCAGACGCAGGCGGCGGACCTGCACCCACCGGCGACACCGCTCGCCTCGGTGCTCTCCGAACCGGCTCCCCGTGGCGACTGGGTGGCGGAGACCACCGTGTCGGTCGACACCCCGGCGAGCGGTGACGGTGTGTACAACTACGTGCAGGGTGGGCTGATCGTGTACGGGTCCGACAGCGACTCCGTCCGGCTCGTGTCGAACTCGATCTACGACACCCGGCAGACGGAGTTCGGCAAGCAGGCCTCCGGGCAGCCCGCCGGGGCTCCGACCTACGGCAACATGGTCGTCGGCCCCGTGGGCGACGCCACGACGCTGCGGATCGTGCACCGGGTCGTCGACGGCGAGGACCACTACACGGCGTCCACCAGCGTGGACGGTCGGCACTTCGTGCAGGGCGGGACCTGGACGGCGGCACTCGGCGACACGCCGCGCATCGGGCTGATCTCGCTCGGCGGGACCGGGTTCACGAGCACCTTCGACGACCTGCGCGTGAGCACGGTGGTGTCCTCGCGCCGCTGA